The genomic window TCCTCCCGTAAACGGGGAGGATTGTGGGGGGTGTTTGAAATTCCGATATATTAAATTGTTACCATTTTGTAAATCATGTTCATATCAATATTTTCCCGGACAATCTCTGCGAGTTTGTTGTATTTCTGCTCTTTTATTCTCTTGAATTCCAAAGGAACATCATACGAGGGTATTTGTCCCTTTTTCTTTCTCAGGTGTTGAATGAGTTGAAAACGAAAGCCATCATTGTCGAAAACGCCATGGATATACGTGCCGACGATGTTGCCATCGACAGAAACACAGCCGTCCAGGATATCTACCCTCTTGCCTGCCCGTTCGGTAATCCTTGCAAAGGGTCTGACAAAATTATGACCGTTATACGTTGTTTCTCCCATATGAATCTCATATCCCGTGATCTCATCATCCACACGAAACAGATTTTCATGACCCAGCATGCATGCCTTGACCTGAAAGGTCTGTTTCTCCCTGGCAAAGGTAGTCACGGTATTCAATAAACCTAAACCCTGGATACCATCGTTTGATGATTCTACATGATACGGGTCGTGAATGTACCGTCCCAGCATCTGGTATCCACCACAGATACCCATGATCATAACACCCCGCTTTGACAGTCTCACCATTTCATCTGCTATGCCCTGACTCACAAGAAACAGCAGGTCATCTATCGTATTTTTTGTGCCGGGGATGATAAGCAAGTCGGGGTTTCCAACATCACATGCCCCGTCGACGAAACGAATTTTTATGCCCTCCTCGTGATGAAGTATCGCAAAATCCGTAAAGTTTGATATGCGAGGCAATTTAATTACTGCAATATCCACCGTGTTATTATGCGGAACATCTGCCTTTTTGCTGCTTATATTTTCGAGAGAAACGGAATCCTCATCGTCGATATTCAACTGATGCAGGTATGGTATTACTCCTACGATGGGTTTCCGGATGCGTTCTTCCAGCATATCCAGTCCAGGCTTCAGGATATTCTTGTCTCCCCGGAATTTGTTGAATATGACACCTACCACCCGGTTCCTTTCACTTTCGGTTAGTAATTCAAGCGTTCCCACAATCCAGGCAAAAGCCCCGCCACGATCAATATCGGTAACCAGCAATACAGGAGCAGAAGCCATCTCTGCCATCCCCATATTGACGATATCACCGTCCTTCAGATTTATCTCCGCCGGGCTGCCTGCCCCCTCAATAACAATCACATCAAATTGGTTTCGCAAGGTATCGTAGGCTTCTCTTATGATGGAAACGAATTCGCCCTTCTTCTGATAATACTCCCTGGCAGTCATATTCCCTATGGGCCTGCCCATAATAATGACCTGTGAGCCGCAGTCCCCCGTAGGTTTAAGGAGTATGGGGTTCATCTCTACCATGGGTTCGATTCCGGCGGCCTCAGCCTGCGCCACCTGCGCCCGTCCCATTTCCCTTCCGTCTTTTGTCACAAAGGAATTCAAGGCCATATTCTGGGCCTTAAACGGGGCAACCCGGTAACCGTCCTGTTTCAGGATGCGGCAGAGGGCGCAGGTCAGGATACTCTTGCCCACGTGCGAACCCGTACCCTGTATCATAATGGATCTCTTTGTCATATGTTGACAGCAACCACAGATTTCACCGGTTGCACAGATAAATAAAAGAGATTTTCAAAACCCGATTTTTCACATTAATTCCGGTGTATCGTTTAAGCAAAATATTTAGTAGCGTTGTCAAGTGGAGACCTGAGAAAAGTCCTCCAATGTATAGTTGTCACGCATCAAAGCCGTTGTAGTAATAGGCAAGCCGAATTTTGGTAACGTTCAGCGCCCCGGCAACACTCCATTTGCTCACATTCACCCGCAGGTTAACCGTACGCATGACGCGCTCTACTTTACTTGTCGTTCTGCCATTGAGCCTCTTTTCTATCGCCGTAAACATATCAGGCCTGGCATTCTCAAGATAGGATGCGGTATGAGTATATCCCTTCGACAAACAATGCTGAATCACCGCATCCAATCGTTTCCTCTTGGACTCTATCATTTTCTCGATGGTCTTCTGACAATCAACCAATGGCCGTATCGCACAGACCTCCATAAGCTCAGACATCACCTCCAGCCATTCTTTCCCCTTGCTCTTGACCCCATCTTGCCACAATACATACTTTGCCTGATACGGAATATGCCACAAACATCTCTGTACAAGCACCTTGATCTTACCTTTCAAACTATCCAAAATAGAGGTGTCGCCATCGGTTATCAAAAGAAACCGGGAAAACTTCCTGAACACCTTAACACTCTTACCAAAAAGCTTATCCCAACTACCGTTGTAATCCCCTATGTCAAGCCCTGCCACTCTCACCCCTCCACCGCTCTTGTATTGCACAAAGACC from Candidatus Brocadia sp. includes these protein-coding regions:
- a CDS encoding cobyric acid synthase, coding for MIQGTGSHVGKSILTCALCRILKQDGYRVAPFKAQNMALNSFVTKDGREMGRAQVAQAEAAGIEPMVEMNPILLKPTGDCGSQVIIMGRPIGNMTAREYYQKKGEFVSIIREAYDTLRNQFDVIVIEGAGSPAEINLKDGDIVNMGMAEMASAPVLLVTDIDRGGAFAWIVGTLELLTESERNRVVGVIFNKFRGDKNILKPGLDMLEERIRKPIVGVIPYLHQLNIDDEDSVSLENISSKKADVPHNNTVDIAVIKLPRISNFTDFAILHHEEGIKIRFVDGACDVGNPDLLIIPGTKNTIDDLLFLVSQGIADEMVRLSKRGVMIMGICGGYQMLGRYIHDPYHVESSNDGIQGLGLLNTVTTFAREKQTFQVKACMLGHENLFRVDDEITGYEIHMGETTYNGHNFVRPFARITERAGKRVDILDGCVSVDGNIVGTYIHGVFDNDGFRFQLIQHLRKKKGQIPSYDVPLEFKRIKEQKYNKLAEIVRENIDMNMIYKMVTI